From one Suicoccus acidiformans genomic stretch:
- a CDS encoding MBL fold metallo-hydrolase — MDYLAFHDIDVYFLDGTKYYADGGATFGPVPRAVWGREMPFNDAGQIAQVADPILIHEAGHYYLIDTSHGTSKMGAKARRNAGLETDNHVFASLAELNLTPKDIDGVIMTHMHNDHAGGLTYLQDGRLHSSFPKAKIYINEVEWQEVRYPNARTQGTYLKANWEPIQAQVETFGTSMQLTPSIHIYHTGGHSNGHSIIRIEQEGEALIHLADLMLTHPQRRALWISGYDDYPMDSVRAKEYWLPQAFEAGDRFIFYHNPYYTMLQFSEDGKEIIDQQERSKEPLISRT; from the coding sequence ATGGATTATTTAGCCTTTCATGATATTGATGTGTATTTTCTGGATGGGACGAAGTATTATGCAGATGGGGGTGCCACTTTTGGGCCCGTGCCTCGGGCAGTGTGGGGGCGGGAAATGCCCTTTAATGATGCGGGGCAAATTGCCCAAGTAGCGGACCCCATTCTGATTCACGAAGCAGGACACTATTACCTCATCGACACGAGTCACGGCACGAGCAAAATGGGCGCCAAAGCGCGTCGCAACGCGGGACTTGAAACGGACAACCATGTCTTCGCGAGTTTAGCAGAGCTGAATTTGACGCCTAAGGATATTGACGGAGTGATTATGACGCATATGCATAATGATCATGCGGGTGGCTTAACGTATTTACAAGATGGTCGCTTACATTCGAGTTTCCCTAAGGCAAAGATTTATATCAATGAAGTAGAATGGCAAGAAGTGCGTTATCCCAATGCTCGAACCCAAGGAACCTACTTAAAAGCTAATTGGGAGCCGATTCAAGCTCAAGTAGAAACCTTCGGTACATCTATGCAATTAACCCCGTCGATTCATATTTACCATACGGGAGGGCATAGCAATGGGCATTCTATTATTCGCATTGAGCAAGAAGGGGAAGCGTTAATTCACCTGGCCGACTTAATGTTGACCCATCCTCAACGTAGAGCACTTTGGATTTCTGGTTATGATGACTATCCGATGGACAGCGTTCGGGCCAAGGAATATTGGTTGCCGCAAGCCTTTGAGGCAGGGGATCGCTTTATCTTCTATCACAATCCTTACTATACGATGCTACAATTCTCAGAAGATGGTAAAGAAATCATTGACCAACAAGAACGTAGTAAAGAGCCACTTATTTCACGAACTTAA
- a CDS encoding redox-sensing transcriptional repressor Rex produces MEQEIPRATAQRLPIYRRYLSYLKDAGKDRISSSELSEAVKVDSATIRRDFSYFGALGKRGYGYDVDTLLDFFTKVLNQDRLTSVGLIGVGNLGNALLNYNFRKNSNVRIGAAFDINPDLVGTIQAGIPVYSMDELEEQMDLQQLQIMIITVPENHAEEVVDRLIAADVKGILNFTPLRFEVPEGVRVQNVDLTNELQTLIFFIDQHIDGVE; encoded by the coding sequence ATGGAACAAGAGATACCACGCGCTACGGCCCAGCGTCTACCCATATATCGACGCTATTTAAGCTATTTAAAAGATGCGGGCAAAGATCGTATTTCTTCATCAGAACTGAGCGAAGCAGTTAAAGTTGATAGTGCAACGATTCGCCGCGACTTTTCATACTTCGGAGCGCTTGGCAAGCGTGGCTATGGCTATGATGTAGATACCTTGCTTGATTTCTTCACGAAAGTATTGAATCAGGACCGCTTAACGTCGGTTGGCTTAATTGGGGTGGGGAACCTCGGGAATGCACTTTTAAACTATAATTTCCGTAAGAATAGTAATGTGCGGATTGGGGCGGCTTTTGATATTAATCCAGACCTAGTCGGTACCATCCAAGCAGGTATACCGGTATACAGTATGGATGAATTGGAAGAGCAGATGGATTTGCAACAGCTGCAAATTATGATTATCACCGTACCGGAGAATCATGCGGAAGAAGTAGTAGATCGTCTGATAGCAGCCGATGTGAAAGGAATATTGAACTTTACACCACTGCGCTTTGAAGTGCCCGAGGGTGTCCGCGTGCAGAACGTCGATTTGACCAATGAACTGCAGACGTTGATTTTCTTTATTGACCAACACATCGATGGAGTTGAATAA
- a CDS encoding co-chaperone GroES yields the protein MLKPLGKRVIIKVKEAEETTASGFVLPSSSQEKEQVGEIVALGHDIKDEDGVKVGDRVFFKSFAGTEVEYEGEEYLIIEHKDLLAVAE from the coding sequence ATGTTAAAACCTTTAGGTAAACGCGTGATTATTAAAGTGAAAGAAGCAGAAGAGACTACCGCAAGTGGCTTTGTCTTGCCAAGTTCATCGCAAGAGAAAGAACAAGTTGGTGAAATCGTCGCTTTGGGCCATGACATTAAAGATGAAGATGGCGTAAAAGTTGGCGATCGGGTATTCTTCAAATCTTTCGCAGGTACTGAAGTAGAGTACGAAGGCGAAGAGTACTTAATTATTGAGCATAAAGATTTGCTCGCAGTCGCTGAATAA